From Rhodamnia argentea isolate NSW1041297 chromosome 10, ASM2092103v1, whole genome shotgun sequence, a single genomic window includes:
- the LOC115739286 gene encoding uncharacterized protein At1g01500-like, whose amino-acid sequence MEGGYGTPNGEAADHNGLKLIRYSAYQTCTKLSSAWFDLRVFYVRISNFQVNDLTPESLTPNHTPLDPETLLEVNATRSSIYSDGVSCLLRGDRIDKKSEEATFVSTDAIRLTGSVKIEFFDRDDRILLGALDMYFSNGSTGESKGNTKRWSMKCQSKMAVGNGFLKGEHNMGLESRPPTTEVHVT is encoded by the coding sequence ATGGAGGGTGGCTATGGAACTCCGAATGGAGAAGCGGCGGATCATAATGGCCTCAAGCTGATCAGATACTCTGCTTACCAAACCTGCACCAAGTTGTCATCAGCTTGGTTCGACTTGAGAGTGTTCTATGTTCGGATCAGTAATTTTCAAGTTAATGACTTGACCCCTGAATCGCTCACTCCTAATCACACGCCTTTAGATCCTGAGACTCTACTCGAAGTGAATGCCACTAGAAGTAGCATATATTCGGATGGAGTCTCGTGCCTTCTCAGGGGGGACAGGATCGATAAGAAATCAGAAGAGGCCACGTTCGTGAGCACTGATGCTATAAGGTTGACAGGGAGTGTGAAAATCGAGTTTTTCGATAGAGATGATCGAATTCTCTTGGGGGCTTTGGACATGTATTTTAGTAATGGCTCCACGGGGGAATCAAAAGGCAATACGAAGAGATGGAGCATGAAATGTCAATCCAAGATGGCGGTCGGCAATGGCTTCTTGAAGGGTGAACACAACATGGGACTGGAGTCGAGGCCTCCCACTACTGAGGTTCATGTCACGTGA